The Blastopirellula retiformator genome includes a region encoding these proteins:
- a CDS encoding phosphotransferase, whose translation MSRLSFVHSLQRQWREANLKFIPSLFTTKEGDSFAKSALGFWELAEWMPGEPPDPGAISPPQLDAVVAALAAIHNATRSTATLDTSPGLGQRLEMLTRWQATDFAQIERQIEQVGWPEFAARARETLALFPHLASPIRDELSAAAKAPLPLQECLRDIHSDHIFLTGAFVTGVIDFGAVRRESCAGDLARLCGSLFENDRTGWDDFLTRYERHRPLLPAERRAIATFDRSAALLTGLQWIEWIAVEKRSFPQPEVVLNRLDISLRRMRFLLK comes from the coding sequence ATGTCCCGCTTGAGCTTCGTCCACTCGTTACAACGTCAGTGGCGCGAGGCGAATCTAAAGTTCATTCCCTCTCTATTTACGACCAAAGAGGGGGATTCGTTCGCAAAAAGCGCACTTGGATTCTGGGAATTGGCGGAGTGGATGCCTGGCGAGCCGCCTGATCCAGGGGCGATTTCGCCCCCACAGCTGGATGCTGTAGTCGCTGCACTGGCGGCGATCCATAACGCCACGCGATCGACCGCCACGCTAGACACATCGCCTGGCCTAGGGCAACGCTTGGAAATGCTGACGCGGTGGCAGGCAACCGATTTTGCGCAAATCGAGCGACAGATCGAACAAGTCGGATGGCCCGAATTCGCTGCTCGTGCGCGAGAGACGCTCGCGCTTTTCCCGCACTTGGCGTCGCCGATTCGCGACGAATTAAGCGCTGCGGCCAAGGCGCCATTACCACTGCAGGAGTGTCTTCGCGATATTCATAGTGACCATATTTTCCTGACAGGCGCTTTTGTGACCGGTGTGATCGATTTTGGCGCCGTTCGCCGAGAATCTTGCGCCGGCGATTTGGCCCGGCTGTGCGGTTCGTTGTTTGAGAACGACCGCACCGGTTGGGACGATTTTTTGACGCGTTATGAGCGTCATCGCCCGCTTTTGCCCGCAGAACGCCGGGCCATCGCCACCTTTGATCGCTCGGCGGCGCTGTTGACCGGATTGCAGTGGATCGAGTGGATTGCCGTCGAAAAGCGGAGTTTCCCGCAACCAGAAGTGGTCCTGAACCGACTAGATATCTCTTTACGCCGCATGCGGTTTCTATTGAAATAG
- a CDS encoding zinc-dependent metalloprotease codes for MILSTQLRSSVAVLIAAGLTFTFSPLSAYADDAAAEKETPAETAKPNDNADKVMATSGGSSSSSGGGGSASSTPDHVRILKDFKKVDGLIPMHHKGNRLYLELSSQHYSGEYIVLISISRGIGQYPIYGGFSWGFGDDWVWQFRKVDDNVHIVRKNVRFKADGNKPEAKAVKHAYGDSVLFSLPADKKGPNGGDLVDVTPVFMSDLPMISDALPGASFSPSKSVFSEVKGFDKNIELEVAATYQTSGRMSMDTVPDSRGVSIDIHYSISKIPSNGYKPRLADDRVGYFLTVVKNFSQSDNDQFVRYINRWDLKKAEPSAKMSEPAEPILFHLENTVPYKYRKPIRDGILEWNKAFEQAGFIDAVRVRQQEDDDTWDPEDVNYNTFRWITSDAGFAMGPSRTNPYNGQLLDADIIFDASFLNSWQQTFEDINPQGIAALTGGWPERQAEIDRLTGNTSGSKMPHAACMLGRGMTSQMAFANLIAAEGAAAADDREEVREKLFMQGLKEVTMHEVGHTLGLRHNFKASKFRTLEEMNDPKIAADGMVSSVMDYVPANIAPKGEKQGDYFPQTIGPYDAWAIQYGYTPYSGGTEGEKKELDKLASRSGEAGLIYSTDEDTVSGAPDPDSNRFDFGDDAVEFAERQATVVREAMDDLVNRVVKEGDDYSKARRAFNVLLSTHGQAMFFVSRYVGGVHTSRSHKGDKDAQPPMKTVDVEQQRAALKLLEEQVFSDTPYEVDPSIYNQLAPSHWDHWGTSTTSRPDFPIHSYIAMWQDRVMSQLLSSGTLTRMHDSELKVAEDEEAMTTAELLERLTDVVYSELNDIKKGDEKFTNSDPAISSLRRGLQRNYLRRLSNIALGETFAPEDCQTIAYVQLVDLSKKIDQTLKKKVKLDAYTQAHLLETKARIGKVLDSQLIFASP; via the coding sequence ATGATACTGTCGACCCAATTGCGGTCCTCTGTGGCGGTTCTGATCGCCGCCGGGCTTACGTTCACGTTCAGCCCACTTTCGGCCTATGCCGACGATGCGGCCGCCGAAAAGGAAACGCCTGCCGAAACCGCCAAACCGAATGACAACGCCGACAAGGTCATGGCGACCAGCGGCGGATCTTCGAGCAGCAGCGGCGGCGGCGGAAGCGCGAGCAGCACGCCGGACCACGTCCGCATTCTGAAGGACTTCAAAAAGGTAGATGGCCTGATCCCCATGCATCACAAGGGGAATCGACTGTACCTGGAGCTTTCGTCGCAGCACTACAGCGGCGAGTATATCGTGCTGATCTCGATCAGTCGCGGCATCGGCCAGTATCCGATCTATGGCGGATTCAGCTGGGGCTTTGGCGACGACTGGGTTTGGCAATTCCGCAAGGTCGACGACAACGTCCATATCGTTCGCAAGAACGTCCGTTTTAAGGCCGATGGCAACAAGCCGGAAGCGAAAGCGGTCAAACATGCCTACGGCGACAGCGTGCTGTTCAGCCTGCCGGCCGACAAGAAAGGCCCCAATGGCGGCGACCTGGTCGACGTCACCCCGGTCTTCATGAGCGACCTGCCGATGATTTCGGACGCTTTGCCGGGCGCCTCGTTCTCGCCCAGCAAGTCGGTCTTCAGCGAAGTCAAAGGCTTTGACAAGAACATCGAACTGGAAGTCGCCGCGACTTACCAGACCAGCGGCCGCATGAGCATGGACACCGTGCCCGATAGCCGCGGCGTTTCGATCGACATCCACTACTCGATCAGCAAGATTCCGTCCAACGGCTATAAGCCTCGCTTGGCGGACGATCGCGTCGGGTACTTCCTGACGGTGGTCAAGAACTTCTCGCAATCCGATAACGACCAGTTCGTCCGTTACATCAATCGCTGGGACCTGAAGAAAGCGGAACCGAGCGCCAAGATGTCGGAACCGGCCGAGCCGATTCTGTTCCACTTGGAAAACACCGTTCCCTACAAGTACCGCAAGCCGATCCGCGACGGCATCCTCGAATGGAACAAAGCGTTCGAGCAGGCTGGCTTTATCGATGCGGTTCGCGTTCGCCAGCAAGAAGACGACGACACCTGGGATCCGGAAGACGTTAACTACAACACCTTCCGCTGGATCACCTCGGACGCCGGTTTTGCGATGGGCCCGTCGCGCACCAACCCGTACAACGGGCAGTTGCTCGACGCCGACATCATCTTCGACGCCTCGTTTTTGAACTCGTGGCAACAAACGTTCGAAGACATCAATCCGCAAGGTATCGCGGCCCTGACCGGCGGTTGGCCGGAACGTCAGGCCGAAATCGATCGCCTGACCGGCAACACCTCCGGTTCAAAGATGCCGCACGCGGCCTGCATGTTGGGTCGCGGCATGACCAGCCAAATGGCTTTCGCCAACCTGATCGCCGCCGAAGGCGCCGCCGCGGCGGACGATCGCGAAGAGGTTCGCGAAAAGCTGTTCATGCAAGGGTTGAAGGAAGTCACGATGCACGAAGTCGGGCACACGCTCGGCCTGCGTCACAACTTCAAGGCCAGCAAGTTCCGCACGCTGGAAGAGATGAATGATCCGAAGATCGCCGCCGACGGGATGGTCTCGAGCGTCATGGACTATGTCCCGGCCAACATCGCCCCGAAAGGCGAGAAGCAAGGCGACTACTTCCCGCAGACGATCGGCCCGTACGACGCCTGGGCGATCCAGTACGGCTACACCCCGTACTCGGGCGGAACCGAAGGGGAAAAGAAAGAGCTCGACAAGCTGGCGTCGCGTAGCGGCGAAGCGGGCCTGATCTACTCGACCGACGAGGACACCGTCAGCGGCGCCCCCGATCCGGACTCGAACCGCTTCGACTTTGGCGATGACGCCGTCGAATTCGCCGAACGACAAGCGACCGTCGTACGTGAAGCGATGGACGACCTGGTCAATCGCGTGGTGAAAGAGGGAGACGACTACTCGAAGGCGCGTCGCGCGTTCAACGTCTTGCTCAGCACCCACGGTCAGGCGATGTTCTTCGTTTCCCGTTATGTTGGCGGCGTCCACACCAGCCGCAGCCACAAGGGAGACAAAGACGCTCAGCCGCCGATGAAGACGGTCGACGTTGAGCAGCAACGTGCGGCCCTGAAGCTGCTCGAAGAGCAGGTCTTCAGCGACACGCCGTACGAAGTCGATCCTTCGATCTACAACCAGCTGGCCCCGTCGCACTGGGATCACTGGGGAACTTCAACGACCTCGCGCCCCGACTTCCCGATCCACAGCTACATCGCCATGTGGCAGGATCGCGTGATGTCGCAGTTGCTCTCGTCGGGCACTCTGACCCGGATGCACGATTCGGAACTGAAGGTAGCCGAAGACGAAGAGGCGATGACCACCGCCGAACTGCTGGAACGCCTGACCGATGTCGTTTATAGCGAACTGAACGACATCAAGAAGGGTGACGAAAAGTTCACCAACAGCGATCCGGCGATCAGCAGCCTGCGTCGCGGTCTGCAGCGGAACTACCTCCGCCGCTTGTCGAACATCGCTCTGGGCGAGACTTTCGCTCCGGAAGATTGCCAGACGATCGCCTATGTGCAGTTGGTCGACCTGTCGAAGAAGATCGATCAGACCTTGAAGAAGAAGGTGAAGCTGGACGCCTACACCCAGGCTCACCTACTCGAAACCAAGGCCCGCATCGGCAAGGTCCTCGACTCGCAGCTGATCTTCGCCAGCCCGTAA
- a CDS encoding P-II family nitrogen regulator has protein sequence MKMIVALIQPNKLDSLRDALKEISVERFTVSDAEGYGRQRGHSATFRGVEYQTTLLRKISIELVVNDDFLERALSTIENVARTGQDGCIGDGKIFVMPVEQTIQIGGAARGPSAV, from the coding sequence ATGAAGATGATCGTCGCCCTGATTCAGCCGAACAAATTGGATTCGTTGCGCGATGCGCTGAAGGAGATTTCGGTCGAACGGTTCACCGTGTCCGACGCCGAAGGGTACGGGCGACAACGGGGACACTCGGCCACGTTTCGCGGCGTTGAGTATCAAACGACCCTGCTGCGGAAGATTTCGATTGAGCTGGTCGTCAATGATGACTTTCTAGAACGGGCGCTGTCGACGATCGAGAACGTCGCCCGGACCGGCCAAGACGGCTGCATCGGCGACGGCAAGATCTTCGTCATGCCGGTCGAGCAAACCATTCAAATCGGAGGGGCCGCCCGAGGACCATCGGCGGTCTAA
- the yacG gene encoding DNA gyrase inhibitor YacG, with protein sequence MKCPTCETEFEEPTKSMPFCSERCRQIDLGSWLGESYSMPVDIDRRLSQLAGEIPEDEAE encoded by the coding sequence ATGAAATGCCCAACCTGCGAGACCGAATTTGAAGAGCCTACCAAGTCGATGCCGTTCTGCAGCGAGCGCTGTCGCCAGATTGATCTGGGGTCTTGGCTGGGCGAGTCTTATTCGATGCCGGTCGACATTGATCGCCGACTCAGTCAACTCGCCGGAGAAATTCCGGAAGACGAGGCTGAGTGA
- a CDS encoding DODA-type extradiol aromatic ring-opening family dioxygenase: MPAENTGRVDRRTFNAGLVVGGTTLTMEGLCGTAVAAETSPVAANDQRLPTIFVAHGSPELAVDPVRGAPFAQWGQAMPAPKAIMVVSAHWEKTRPVMLSSTDPKELVYDFGGFPRPLYEVRYDAPGAKDLATRVESLLPQSSVMRSERGLDHGAWTPLVHMYPKAEIPVLQVSMPSAEGPRGLFEFGRALAPLRDEGVLIIGSGNITHPMLELRRGLPRETPTWAGDFDAWAAAAVEAKNYGELINYAAKGPDVRRNHPTPDHFLPLLVVAGVASVQDAKPKFVLEEFEYNLFSRRSIEFV, translated from the coding sequence ATGCCTGCCGAAAATACGGGACGTGTTGATCGCCGCACTTTTAACGCCGGCCTGGTGGTCGGGGGGACGACCCTGACGATGGAAGGACTTTGCGGGACCGCAGTTGCGGCCGAAACCAGCCCGGTCGCCGCCAACGATCAGCGACTGCCGACGATTTTCGTCGCCCATGGTTCGCCAGAACTGGCCGTCGATCCGGTCCGCGGCGCCCCGTTCGCCCAATGGGGACAAGCGATGCCGGCGCCCAAGGCGATTATGGTGGTCTCGGCCCACTGGGAGAAGACCCGCCCGGTAATGCTTAGTTCGACCGATCCGAAAGAACTGGTCTACGACTTCGGCGGCTTTCCTCGCCCGCTGTACGAAGTTCGTTATGACGCTCCCGGCGCCAAAGACCTGGCGACTCGCGTCGAGTCGCTGCTTCCCCAATCGTCGGTGATGCGATCCGAGCGCGGTCTCGATCATGGCGCCTGGACGCCGCTCGTTCATATGTACCCGAAGGCCGAGATCCCGGTGCTGCAGGTTTCGATGCCGAGCGCCGAAGGTCCCCGCGGGCTCTTCGAGTTTGGCCGCGCCCTCGCGCCGCTGCGTGACGAAGGGGTGCTGATCATCGGCAGCGGCAATATTACGCATCCGATGCTGGAACTCCGCCGCGGACTTCCGCGCGAAACGCCGACCTGGGCGGGCGACTTCGACGCCTGGGCGGCCGCCGCGGTTGAAGCGAAAAACTACGGCGAGCTGATCAACTACGCCGCCAAGGGCCCCGACGTCCGTCGCAACCATCCGACGCCTGATCACTTCCTACCGCTGCTGGTGGTCGCCGGCGTGGCGAGCGTCCAGGATGCGAAACCGAAGTTTGTGCTGGAAGAGTTCGAGTACAACCTGTTCAGCCGTCGTTCGATCGAGTTTGTTTAA